A single region of the Devosia sp. FJ2-5-3 genome encodes:
- a CDS encoding DUF4344 domain-containing metallopeptidase: MRVFLASLLVAALALVPQAAQAQDLTGYTKAQRAEIIRFAANNSLFVLYHEMAHLLVHQMQLPVLGREEDAADNVATWMLLNKRSKEADQALADAAKGWQLSGVAYGSGEFEEDYAAGHSLDKQRAYQIVCMMVGSDGKAFRPIANQYAMDHERQDTCQWDYRLINRSIKSLLSERPANAKSTVVNVTYHDAGGRLRLAADAFRSSGVFDQVAQDLRENFSLRRPVRFNAKRCGEANAFYDPDTIEIIFCYELMTDYMELYAAELPKPAAPVPQGGGAGKEKTKSF; this comes from the coding sequence ATGCGTGTTTTTCTAGCGTCTCTGCTCGTGGCTGCATTGGCCCTGGTTCCGCAGGCGGCCCAGGCACAGGACCTGACGGGATACACCAAGGCGCAGCGCGCCGAAATCATCCGCTTTGCCGCCAACAACAGTCTTTTCGTGCTCTACCACGAAATGGCGCACCTGCTGGTGCACCAGATGCAATTGCCCGTGCTGGGCCGCGAAGAGGATGCGGCGGACAATGTCGCGACCTGGATGCTGCTCAACAAGCGATCCAAGGAAGCCGACCAGGCGCTGGCCGACGCGGCCAAGGGCTGGCAGCTCTCGGGCGTTGCCTATGGAAGCGGAGAGTTTGAGGAAGACTATGCCGCTGGCCACAGCCTCGACAAGCAGAGGGCCTATCAGATCGTCTGCATGATGGTGGGCAGCGACGGCAAGGCATTCCGGCCCATTGCCAATCAATATGCGATGGACCACGAGCGGCAGGACACCTGCCAGTGGGACTACCGGCTGATCAACCGCAGCATAAAGAGCCTTTTGAGCGAGCGGCCCGCAAACGCGAAGAGCACGGTCGTAAACGTGACCTATCACGATGCAGGCGGGCGATTGCGACTGGCCGCGGACGCTTTCCGCTCGAGCGGCGTGTTCGACCAGGTGGCCCAAGATCTGCGCGAGAATTTCAGCCTGCGCCGGCCGGTGCGTTTCAACGCGAAAAGATGCGGCGAAGCGAACGCATTTTATGACCCCGACACCATAGAAATCATCTTCTGCTATGAGCTGATGACGGATTATATGGAGCTCTATGCCGCCGAGTTGCCAAAGCCGGCGGCGCCTGTGCCCCAGGGGGGTGGCGCGGGAAAAGAAAAGACAAAGAGCTTTTAG
- a CDS encoding DUF4344 domain-containing metallopeptidase yields MRTLCATVLAACIVAALSPALEAEDELSILSDAMDFAMHDATFTMYHEIGHMLISELGLPVLGREEDAVDALATVWLLTDDSDPDSYNALIDAADGWYFNAVDSTGSGVDDFSYYSDHSLDIQRAYAMVCLMVGKDADAFGDTADAYEIDADQQEACSYTYEQARSSWEMLLEPHTDDEYYGAPIKIVYEDAGEYAKFAEEFEGRGIMEHAAELVMENYVLPQTVTFRATQCGEANAFFDPSESEVIYCYELAEYMYYMYLYDIMGWGESSD; encoded by the coding sequence ATGCGCACCCTGTGTGCTACCGTTTTGGCGGCCTGCATTGTGGCGGCCCTGTCCCCTGCCCTCGAGGCGGAGGATGAGTTGTCCATCCTCAGCGATGCGATGGACTTCGCCATGCATGATGCGACCTTTACCATGTATCACGAGATCGGCCATATGCTGATCAGCGAGCTCGGACTGCCGGTGCTGGGCCGTGAGGAAGACGCCGTGGACGCGTTGGCCACGGTGTGGCTGCTGACCGATGACAGCGATCCGGACAGCTACAATGCCCTGATCGATGCCGCCGATGGCTGGTATTTCAACGCCGTCGACTCCACCGGCTCGGGCGTGGACGACTTTTCCTATTACAGCGACCATAGCCTCGACATTCAGCGTGCCTACGCCATGGTCTGCCTGATGGTCGGCAAGGACGCCGATGCGTTCGGGGACACAGCCGACGCCTACGAGATCGACGCCGATCAGCAGGAGGCTTGCTCCTATACCTATGAGCAGGCGCGAAGCTCCTGGGAAATGCTGCTCGAGCCCCACACGGACGACGAATATTATGGCGCGCCGATCAAGATCGTCTACGAGGACGCGGGCGAATACGCGAAATTCGCGGAAGAGTTCGAAGGCCGCGGGATCATGGAGCATGCGGCCGAGCTGGTCATGGAGAACTATGTCCTGCCCCAGACAGTGACCTTCCGGGCGACGCAGTGCGGGGAGGCAAATGCCTTCTTCGATCCCAGCGAAAGCGAAGTGATCTATTGCTACGAATTGGCCGAGTACATGTACTACATGTATCTGTACGACATCATGGGTTGGGGTGAATCCAGCGACTAG
- a CDS encoding YitT family protein: MTPDLSTPSRHKLHEDIFAMLIGTILVSLGIVFYSEVHLATGSTAGLALLIQYVTGWPFGLLFFAINLPFYVLAVLRMGWPFAIKTFVSVAMVSWLTIQIPFWLDITAIHPLFAALVGGGLIGLGILSLFRHKASVGGINILALFLQDNFGIRAGYFQLGVDAVILAAAFFILPLDRVIYSILGALVLNMIVALNHRPGRYVGFS; the protein is encoded by the coding sequence ATGACACCCGATCTTTCGACCCCCAGCCGTCACAAGCTGCACGAAGACATCTTCGCCATGCTGATCGGCACCATTCTGGTGTCGCTGGGCATCGTCTTCTATTCGGAAGTCCATCTCGCCACGGGCAGCACGGCGGGCCTGGCGCTGCTGATCCAATATGTCACCGGCTGGCCTTTTGGCCTGCTCTTCTTTGCAATCAACCTGCCGTTCTATGTCCTCGCGGTGCTCCGCATGGGCTGGCCGTTCGCCATCAAGACCTTCGTCTCTGTGGCCATGGTGTCCTGGCTGACAATCCAGATCCCTTTCTGGCTGGACATAACCGCCATCCATCCGCTGTTCGCGGCGCTGGTCGGCGGTGGCCTCATCGGCTTGGGAATTCTCTCGCTCTTCCGCCACAAGGCCAGCGTCGGCGGTATCAACATCCTGGCCCTCTTCCTCCAGGATAATTTCGGGATCAGGGCCGGTTATTTCCAGCTTGGTGTGGACGCGGTCATTCTGGCAGCAGCCTTTTTCATCCTGCCGCTCGACCGCGTCATCTACTCGATCCTGGGGGCGCTGGTCCTCAACATGATCGTCGCCCTCAATCATCGTCCGGGCCGCTACGTTGGCTTCAGCTAG
- a CDS encoding DNA polymerase III subunit chi — protein MAEVLFYHLEVRPLEAVLPQLLEKTLERGWRAVVECGSRERAEALDAHLWTYRDDSFLAHGLAGEETDALQPILLTTDQANPNNAGVRFFVARAVPHSAEDYQRLVYMFSGHDPDAVAEAREAWRTLRSGHLVTYWQQETDGRWSKKA, from the coding sequence ATGGCTGAAGTGCTGTTCTATCATCTCGAAGTGCGCCCCCTCGAAGCGGTCCTGCCCCAACTTCTCGAAAAGACCCTGGAGCGGGGTTGGCGCGCTGTCGTCGAATGCGGGTCGCGGGAACGCGCCGAGGCGCTCGACGCCCATCTCTGGACCTATCGGGACGACAGTTTTCTCGCCCACGGCCTTGCGGGTGAGGAAACGGACGCCCTCCAGCCCATCCTTCTCACCACCGATCAGGCCAATCCCAACAATGCGGGCGTCCGCTTCTTCGTCGCTCGCGCCGTGCCCCATTCCGCCGAGGACTACCAGCGCCTGGTCTACATGTTCTCCGGCCATGATCCTGATGCGGTAGCCGAAGCGCGCGAAGCCTGGCGAACACTACGCTCGGGTCATTTAGTCACCTATTGGCAGCAGGAAACAGACGGGCGCTGGTCGAAAAAAGCATGA
- a CDS encoding LptF/LptG family permease codes for MRRLTNYLARLFATDALVLFGIVCLLLWLVNCLRSFDVVSVKGQGFVTLAVQALYTMPQLALAFFYICVGIGLVRALTALQNSHELHIIHTSKGVNGLWRAAGVVTGVAVLAVLLFAHWVEPHANRKFSELSASVAADLVSSTLRPGRFTQVTPGVILLIGGREGAGEIREFFADDRRSPETRRTFIAESAQISSDGQNYVLELRNGSLQYVQEDGRYSEVRFTRYDLSVDSLSQPLAFGDSLAERDSFELLSEAAATGQLSEPAMQRLLDRSAEALRVIAICLFALAIAAFPSGRRARIPVPLEAVVMLVAFGERGIGTYSPLGVGTGAVVLIVLSGGILAYRLWPRRPRSIAA; via the coding sequence ATGAGACGACTGACAAATTATCTGGCGCGCCTGTTTGCCACCGACGCGCTCGTGCTGTTCGGCATCGTGTGTCTGCTTCTCTGGCTGGTCAATTGCCTGCGCTCTTTCGACGTGGTTTCGGTCAAGGGACAGGGTTTCGTAACGCTCGCCGTGCAGGCGCTCTATACGATGCCGCAATTGGCGCTGGCCTTCTTTTACATCTGTGTCGGCATTGGCCTGGTGCGGGCGCTGACGGCACTACAGAACAGCCACGAGCTGCACATCATTCACACGAGCAAAGGCGTCAACGGTCTTTGGCGCGCCGCTGGAGTGGTTACGGGCGTCGCTGTGCTGGCGGTGTTGCTCTTCGCCCACTGGGTGGAACCCCACGCCAACCGCAAGTTCAGCGAGCTTTCTGCCAGCGTGGCGGCGGATCTGGTCAGCTCGACGCTGCGGCCGGGTCGTTTCACCCAGGTGACGCCGGGGGTCATTTTGCTGATCGGGGGGCGCGAGGGCGCAGGGGAAATCCGCGAGTTTTTCGCGGATGACCGGCGGTCGCCGGAGACCCGGCGCACCTTCATCGCCGAGAGCGCTCAAATATCGAGTGACGGGCAAAACTACGTGCTCGAGCTGCGCAATGGGTCGCTGCAATATGTGCAGGAGGACGGGCGCTATTCCGAGGTCCGGTTTACCCGCTACGATCTCAGCGTCGATAGTCTGAGCCAACCGCTGGCCTTTGGCGACTCCCTGGCGGAGCGCGACAGTTTCGAGCTCCTTTCCGAGGCAGCGGCGACGGGGCAGCTCTCCGAGCCGGCGATGCAAAGATTGCTGGATCGTTCGGCAGAGGCGCTCAGGGTGATTGCCATCTGCCTCTTTGCTCTAGCCATTGCCGCTTTTCCCAGCGGACGGCGGGCGCGCATTCCCGTGCCGCTCGAGGCCGTGGTGATGCTGGTGGCGTTTGGCGAACGCGGCATCGGCACCTATAGCCCCCTTGGCGTTGGCACTGGGGCCGTGGTGTTGATCGTGCTCTCGGGCGGCATTCTCGCCTATCGGCTCTGGCCGAGGCGGCCGAGGAGCATTGCCGCATGA
- a CDS encoding LptF/LptG family permease gives MTRIDWLILRRLAGRIGATVFIFYGLIALVESLDTWRFNAVAESNGVFMALVMVAMSAVRWTIKTLPVTVLMGAILGLADLKAKHELTVIKASGISIWRAVRAPTLALIGVSFLVALGAETVSTQINRELYPTPPGQAALLTPPGEIWLEQRGEGVHYVILARHMSPGGSELGDVTVFHLMHNQIPRIEAANAVLENGAWVFFDTIARSPDAPARFIPDYRLPTTSSAAEIRLSLASTEDMTFFDLAQLLETGVSDPSVRSAATMRLIKLLTLPLVLTGSLFIAFAFTAGYRRNSSLGPAVLYGIVLGFVVFVITEMADRAGSTGVLDPTFAAVGPALVAIVIGVTVLLHKEDGRT, from the coding sequence ATGACACGAATCGACTGGCTCATCCTCAGACGACTGGCCGGGCGCATCGGCGCGACGGTCTTCATCTTTTATGGCCTCATCGCCCTCGTGGAATCGCTCGACACGTGGCGGTTCAATGCCGTGGCCGAGAGCAATGGCGTCTTCATGGCCCTTGTCATGGTCGCCATGAGCGCGGTGCGATGGACGATCAAGACATTGCCGGTGACGGTGCTGATGGGAGCAATCCTGGGGCTTGCCGATCTCAAGGCAAAGCATGAATTGACCGTCATCAAGGCCAGCGGCATCTCGATCTGGCGGGCCGTGCGCGCGCCGACCCTGGCGCTTATCGGGGTGAGCTTTCTGGTGGCGCTGGGCGCCGAGACCGTCAGCACGCAAATCAATCGCGAACTTTATCCGACCCCGCCGGGACAGGCGGCGCTTCTCACCCCACCGGGAGAAATCTGGCTGGAGCAACGCGGCGAAGGCGTCCACTACGTCATCTTGGCGCGGCACATGTCGCCGGGCGGTTCAGAATTGGGCGACGTGACGGTATTCCACCTCATGCACAATCAAATTCCGCGCATCGAAGCGGCAAATGCGGTGCTGGAGAATGGCGCATGGGTGTTTTTTGACACGATCGCGCGCTCACCCGACGCACCGGCGCGGTTCATACCCGATTACCGGCTGCCAACGACATCCAGTGCCGCGGAGATCCGGCTTTCCCTGGCCTCGACCGAGGACATGACCTTCTTTGACCTGGCTCAATTGCTGGAAACGGGAGTTTCGGACCCTTCGGTGCGGTCCGCGGCGACGATGCGGCTCATCAAGCTCCTGACGCTTCCGCTTGTGCTTACCGGCTCTCTCTTCATTGCCTTTGCGTTTACCGCAGGTTATCGAAGAAACTCTAGTCTAGGTCCCGCGGTCCTCTACGGCATCGTGCTCGGATTTGTTGTGTTCGTGATTACCGAGATGGCCGACCGCGCTGGGTCGACCGGCGTTCTCGACCCAACTTTTGCGGCAGTCGGACCGGCACTGGTAGCCATCGTCATCGGGGTGACGGTGCTGCTGCATAAGGAAGACGGGCGGACGTGA
- the lptD gene encoding LPS assembly protein LptD produces MKTIGRQGFGRLGRALLASVSLCLLPAVPALAQNLVPDNFFNAPVNPNGNAGVEANTLTFDARTNVIRASGDVVLSHEGYVVRGETLEFDRRSNQVRLTGRVSVTDPFGNVMETDGLDIGGGMKQAFLNALTITSYDGARITADSVDYDSVLQSVLINAGYAPCGDCIDDKGRRIGWSVNAARIVHDSEDGSVYLEQPTLSLLGMPIAWLPYLWLPGTDNQALSALRMPIIDYSEKTGLRVGVPVMVYTNRWTDIILTPTATTRQGFLMGAEWVQRFDAGSFQIKASGLHQWDPAAFTGTVGDRDWRGALQTSGSFTPIETWSAGWSYTAFTDAAYLEDYRLTTAKSTVNEVYATHLTDDTFFDVRLQEFNLLGNITPQEQSQQGKALPVTRFSHVMDLEPGMGRVTIDGQLLGVQRQSDAVRTVNGVPYVFGHAGNKARATLQAGWQTQWINSGLVFTPYAGVRTDLAYYDGTSPLMPGETSLFSATPIAAMDIRYPLIAHNGADMHLIEPIAQMVYRGSDTSLVGITNDDAQSFVFDDTNLFSYNRFSGYDRQETGLRANIGARYQANFADGGYLELVGGQSFQLAGANAFAAADPAGTSRGSGMEGAASYAVLGAYGSFTPGLSFGGKVQVDTDDWALARAGAGMKLDLERYAATLDYRYIAANANVGTLQDQHEIGGELTVPVSDYWSLKGNAAWDIGGNSWLQAGGGLYYDDGYLAFGANATRTGATHTTPNDTRVTATFQLKAPAGLNAGGTTNVSVPQF; encoded by the coding sequence GTGAAGACAATAGGCCGACAGGGGTTTGGAAGGCTTGGACGCGCGCTGCTCGCGAGCGTGTCGCTGTGCCTTTTGCCCGCTGTCCCTGCCCTTGCCCAGAACCTCGTCCCCGACAATTTCTTCAATGCCCCGGTCAACCCCAATGGCAATGCGGGCGTGGAGGCCAACACCCTGACATTCGATGCGCGCACCAATGTCATCCGGGCTTCGGGTGACGTCGTGCTGTCGCATGAAGGCTATGTGGTTCGCGGGGAAACGCTTGAGTTTGATCGGCGCAGCAACCAGGTGCGGCTGACCGGACGCGTGAGCGTGACCGATCCGTTCGGCAATGTCATGGAGACCGACGGGCTCGACATTGGCGGCGGGATGAAACAGGCCTTTCTCAACGCGCTGACCATAACTTCGTATGACGGCGCGCGGATCACCGCGGACAGCGTCGACTATGACAGCGTTCTGCAATCGGTGTTGATCAATGCCGGCTATGCGCCGTGCGGAGACTGCATCGATGACAAGGGGCGGCGGATAGGCTGGTCCGTCAATGCGGCCAGGATCGTCCACGATTCGGAAGACGGCTCAGTCTATCTCGAACAGCCGACGCTCTCCCTGCTCGGGATGCCGATCGCATGGCTGCCCTATCTTTGGTTGCCGGGTACCGACAATCAGGCGCTTTCGGCGCTGCGCATGCCGATCATCGACTATAGCGAAAAGACGGGGCTGCGCGTCGGCGTGCCGGTCATGGTCTACACCAATCGCTGGACCGACATCATCCTCACGCCAACCGCGACGACGCGGCAGGGTTTCCTCATGGGCGCCGAGTGGGTTCAGCGTTTCGATGCCGGCTCATTCCAGATCAAGGCATCGGGGCTGCATCAGTGGGACCCGGCGGCCTTCACGGGCACGGTCGGCGATCGCGATTGGCGCGGGGCATTGCAGACCTCGGGATCGTTCACGCCGATCGAGACCTGGTCCGCCGGGTGGTCCTACACTGCCTTTACCGATGCGGCCTATCTCGAGGACTATCGGCTGACCACGGCCAAATCCACGGTCAACGAGGTCTATGCCACGCATCTGACCGACGACACCTTTTTTGACGTGCGGCTGCAGGAATTCAACCTGCTCGGCAATATCACGCCGCAGGAGCAGTCTCAGCAGGGCAAGGCGCTACCCGTGACACGGTTCAGCCATGTGATGGATCTCGAACCTGGCATGGGCCGGGTGACGATCGATGGCCAGTTGCTGGGTGTGCAGCGCCAGTCCGATGCAGTCCGGACGGTGAATGGCGTACCCTATGTTTTCGGCCATGCGGGCAACAAGGCACGCGCGACACTGCAGGCCGGTTGGCAGACGCAGTGGATCAATAGCGGGCTGGTGTTCACCCCCTATGCGGGCGTTCGCACGGACCTCGCCTATTATGACGGGACGAGCCCGCTTATGCCCGGCGAAACCAGCCTCTTCAGCGCAACGCCGATCGCGGCCATGGACATCCGCTATCCGCTGATCGCTCATAATGGCGCCGATATGCACCTGATCGAGCCGATCGCGCAAATGGTCTATCGCGGATCGGACACGAGCCTCGTCGGCATCACCAATGACGATGCGCAAAGCTTTGTCTTCGATGACACCAATCTGTTCAGCTATAACCGTTTCTCCGGCTATGATCGGCAGGAAACGGGGCTGCGGGCCAATATCGGCGCACGCTACCAGGCCAATTTCGCTGACGGCGGTTATCTTGAACTCGTCGGCGGGCAGTCGTTCCAACTGGCGGGTGCCAATGCGTTCGCAGCGGCAGATCCAGCAGGGACAAGCCGCGGTTCGGGCATGGAGGGCGCGGCGTCCTATGCGGTCCTAGGCGCCTATGGATCGTTCACGCCGGGCCTTTCATTTGGCGGCAAGGTGCAGGTGGATACCGACGACTGGGCATTGGCGCGGGCCGGAGCGGGTATGAAGCTGGACCTCGAGCGCTACGCGGCAACCCTCGATTACCGCTACATCGCTGCAAATGCGAACGTCGGGACGCTACAGGACCAGCACGAAATCGGCGGCGAGCTGACCGTGCCGGTTTCCGATTATTGGAGCCTCAAGGGCAACGCCGCCTGGGATATCGGCGGCAATAGCTGGCTGCAGGCTGGCGGCGGGCTCTACTACGACGACGGCTACCTTGCCTTCGGCGCCAATGCGACCCGCACCGGTGCGACGCATACAACGCCCAACGACACCCGCGTGACCGCGACATTCCAGCTCAAGGCGCCGGCAGGACTGAATGCTGGCGGCACGACGAATGTATCGGTGCCGCAGTTTTGA
- a CDS encoding SurA N-terminal domain-containing protein codes for MIFANLRRVTGALLLGLAIVTASVVPSMAATVVTVNGTPITDVQIDQRLRLFQMEGNRTGRNGATDQLITEAIQMSEAKRLGISVSNAQVDEAFLQIARNLKLSQDRLAEMLRQGGINSETLKDRLRAAIAWNSVAERAVMPNVQISDLDLDQKAAGRISDFQNFDYILKEIIFVAPGGQGASGRTAQANKYRSSFAGCDSAVPLSLAYTDAAVIDVGRRHATQLPEAVAKELAGMNVGGITKPRVVESGVSMLAICEKAQAQDLTFVKDEVRAEVGNDTMQKQVDDYLATLRKSAKIIYN; via the coding sequence ATGATCTTCGCAAATCTGCGGCGCGTTACGGGCGCCTTGCTCCTGGGCCTCGCCATCGTAACAGCTTCGGTCGTCCCCAGCATGGCCGCCACGGTGGTGACGGTGAACGGCACTCCCATTACCGACGTCCAGATCGACCAGCGGCTTCGCCTGTTCCAGATGGAAGGCAACCGGACCGGCCGAAATGGCGCGACAGACCAGTTGATCACCGAGGCGATCCAGATGTCAGAGGCCAAGCGGCTTGGAATCTCCGTCTCGAATGCTCAGGTGGACGAGGCATTCCTCCAGATCGCGCGCAACCTCAAACTCAGCCAGGACCGCCTTGCGGAAATGCTGCGCCAGGGTGGCATCAACAGCGAAACGCTGAAGGATCGACTGCGCGCCGCAATCGCCTGGAATTCGGTTGCCGAACGCGCCGTGATGCCGAACGTGCAGATTTCCGATCTCGACCTCGACCAGAAAGCGGCTGGCCGGATCTCGGACTTCCAGAATTTCGACTATATCCTCAAGGAAATCATCTTCGTCGCGCCGGGTGGCCAGGGGGCCAGTGGGCGCACCGCGCAGGCCAACAAGTACCGCTCGAGCTTTGCCGGCTGCGACAGCGCCGTTCCGCTGTCTCTCGCCTATACCGATGCCGCCGTGATCGATGTGGGTCGGCGTCATGCCACTCAGCTTCCGGAGGCGGTGGCCAAGGAACTTGCCGGAATGAATGTGGGCGGGATCACCAAACCACGCGTGGTCGAATCCGGCGTCTCGATGCTGGCCATCTGCGAAAAGGCGCAGGCACAGGACCTTACCTTCGTGAAGGACGAAGTTCGCGCCGAAGTGGGCAACGACACGATGCAGAAGCAGGTCGACGACTATCTGGCTACCCTGCGCAAGAGCGCCAAGATCATCTACAACTAA
- the pdxA gene encoding 4-hydroxythreonine-4-phosphate dehydrogenase PdxA produces the protein MTRPLAISMGEPAGIGPDLILSLYAQRDSLNLPNFVVFGHAQYLRGRAQRLGISLDIVKTTAEEAETAFSRALPVVSIDGEVPDRPGEIVPSAAPVVIEAIAAAVRGTLAGACRGLVTAPIHKGALYHAGFSHPGHTEYLAALCAGEGETLLPVMMLAHDELRAVPLTIHVPIKDVPELITASLLIETLRVVDRDLRARFGIARPRIAVAGLNPHAGEDGGIGQEEIETIRPALATARDEGLDIIGPLPADTLFYPPHWRSYDAVVAMYHDQALIPIKTVAFEDAVNVTLGLPIVRTSPDHGTAFDLAGTGKGSTKSFAAAIALADRMTKSAQ, from the coding sequence ATGACGAGGCCGCTGGCCATTTCCATGGGCGAGCCGGCCGGTATCGGCCCCGATCTTATCCTGTCGCTCTACGCCCAGCGCGACTCGCTGAACTTGCCGAATTTCGTCGTCTTCGGGCATGCGCAGTATTTGCGTGGCCGCGCCCAGAGGCTGGGAATTTCCCTCGATATTGTGAAGACGACGGCGGAGGAGGCAGAGACGGCGTTCTCGAGGGCCCTGCCCGTCGTTTCAATCGATGGTGAGGTGCCGGACAGGCCGGGCGAAATCGTGCCCAGCGCGGCACCGGTGGTGATAGAGGCGATTGCAGCAGCCGTGCGTGGCACGCTTGCGGGCGCTTGCCGAGGGCTCGTTACAGCGCCGATCCACAAAGGGGCGCTCTATCACGCGGGATTTTCCCATCCAGGGCACACGGAATATTTGGCGGCGCTTTGCGCTGGCGAGGGTGAAACCCTGCTTCCGGTCATGATGCTCGCTCATGACGAACTGCGCGCCGTGCCGCTGACCATCCATGTACCGATCAAGGATGTGCCGGAGTTGATCACCGCAAGCCTCCTCATCGAAACTCTTCGGGTCGTCGACCGCGACTTGCGCGCGCGCTTCGGCATTGCCCGGCCGCGCATTGCGGTCGCGGGGCTCAATCCGCACGCGGGCGAGGATGGCGGCATCGGACAGGAGGAGATCGAAACGATCCGCCCGGCGCTTGCGACGGCGCGCGACGAAGGGCTTGATATTATTGGCCCCCTACCCGCCGACACCCTCTTTTACCCGCCGCATTGGCGCAGCTATGATGCGGTGGTGGCGATGTATCACGACCAGGCCCTGATCCCGATCAAGACGGTGGCTTTCGAGGATGCGGTCAACGTGACCTTGGGATTGCCAATTGTCCGCACCTCTCCCGACCATGGAACGGCCTTTGACCTGGCTGGAACCGGCAAGGGCTCGACGAAGAGCTTTGCAGCCGCTATCGCCTTGGCCGACCGAATGACAAAGAGCGCACAATGA
- the rsmA gene encoding 16S rRNA (adenine(1518)-N(6)/adenine(1519)-N(6))-dimethyltransferase RsmA: MSQIDNLPPLREVIAEHGLQAKKELGQNFLLDLNLTARIARVAGSLEGVRVIEVGPGPGGLTRALLAEGAREVIAIERDARALPALAQISEAYPGRLTVIHGDAMEMDYRALADGPTRLVANLPYNIGTPLLTGWLTMEPWPPFFDSLTLMFQREVAERICARPGDNHYGRLGVLAGWRTDARIAFNVGRQAFVPAPAVTSAVVHLVPKPVEEGLPVKLLEQVTKAAFGQRRKMVRQSLKSLGVPVEGLLAAAGLKGDERAEELPVEAFLKMARALPGLR; this comes from the coding sequence ATGAGCCAGATCGACAACCTTCCTCCGCTGCGCGAAGTCATCGCCGAGCATGGCCTGCAGGCCAAGAAGGAACTCGGCCAAAACTTTTTGCTCGACCTTAATCTGACCGCTCGCATCGCCCGCGTCGCGGGCTCGCTGGAAGGCGTTCGCGTCATCGAGGTGGGACCGGGCCCGGGCGGTCTGACACGGGCTCTCCTGGCCGAAGGCGCACGCGAAGTGATCGCCATTGAGCGGGACGCCCGCGCGCTACCGGCGCTGGCGCAGATTTCCGAAGCCTATCCTGGCCGACTGACGGTTATCCATGGCGATGCGATGGAAATGGATTATCGGGCGCTCGCGGACGGCCCGACGCGACTGGTGGCAAACCTGCCCTATAATATCGGCACGCCGCTCTTGACCGGTTGGCTGACCATGGAGCCCTGGCCACCTTTCTTCGACAGCCTGACCTTGATGTTCCAGCGGGAAGTGGCCGAACGCATTTGCGCCAGGCCGGGCGACAATCACTATGGTCGCCTTGGCGTTCTGGCCGGATGGCGCACCGATGCGCGCATTGCGTTCAATGTCGGACGCCAGGCCTTTGTGCCGGCGCCGGCCGTGACCTCGGCTGTGGTCCATCTCGTGCCAAAGCCCGTCGAAGAGGGCCTGCCGGTAAAGCTCCTCGAACAGGTGACGAAAGCAGCCTTTGGCCAGCGCCGGAAGATGGTGCGCCAGTCGCTGAAGTCTTTGGGTGTGCCGGTGGAAGGCTTGCTGGCCGCCGCGGGGCTCAAGGGCGATGAGCGCGCCGAGGAATTGCCGGTAGAAGCGTTCCTAAAGATGGCGAGGGCCCTGCCGGGCCTCCGCTGA
- the gmk gene encoding guanylate kinase, with amino-acid sequence MDFQRRGVMLVIASPSGAGKSSISRALFQQDPNIRLSVSATTRARRSDEVEGTHYYFVDVPTFQRMQAEGGLLESAEVHGNYYGTPRAQVEEQLAAGKDILFDVDYQGTLQLYENCRADMVTVFILPPTIQELRARLERRAQDSVGTIEKRLRNARIELDHAGEYDYVIINSDLESSVQRVRSILASARLKRERQLDLMSFVQDLQSQIDALGPSD; translated from the coding sequence ATGGATTTTCAGCGTCGTGGCGTCATGCTGGTCATCGCCTCCCCATCAGGCGCCGGCAAATCTTCCATTTCCCGTGCCCTGTTCCAGCAGGATCCCAACATTCGCCTCTCCGTCTCCGCCACCACACGCGCGCGCCGGAGTGACGAAGTCGAGGGCACCCACTACTATTTCGTCGACGTCCCGACCTTCCAGCGCATGCAGGCCGAGGGCGGCTTGCTCGAGTCCGCCGAGGTGCACGGCAATTACTACGGCACCCCGCGCGCCCAGGTCGAAGAACAGCTTGCCGCCGGCAAGGACATTCTCTTTGACGTCGACTATCAGGGCACACTGCAGCTCTACGAAAATTGCCGCGCCGATATGGTGACCGTCTTCATTCTGCCGCCAACCATTCAAGAGCTTCGTGCGCGTCTCGAGCGTCGCGCCCAAGACAGCGTCGGCACCATCGAAAAGCGCCTGAGAAACGCGCGCATCGAACTCGATCACGCCGGTGAATATGACTATGTCATCATCAACAGTGATCTTGAAAGCTCGGTCCAGCGCGTCCGCTCGATCCTCGCCTCCGCGCGCCTCAAGCGAGAGCGTCAGCTCGACCTCATGAGCTTCGTCCAGGATCTGCAGAGCCAGATCGACGCCCTCGGCCCTTCAGACTGA